The genome window AACTGCTGTCGTTGCCAATACGCATAATCCGCGTACTGGATTGGCACGGGAGGTAACGCCGGCAAACGATTTTCTGCAAACGAGAGGTAAAGCGTCGCAAACTCCTCGAACAGAACCGCGGCCGACCAGCCGTCGAATACAATATGATGCAAGGTGAACAGCAATACATATTCTTGCTTGCCCAAATCCAGCAGATTCACGCGCAGCAGTGGCCCGTTTTGTAAGTCGAAGCGGTAAGCGCCGTCTTCGCGCGCACGGCGCAGCACTTCGGGCTCCTGTTCCTGCGGAGGCAAGGCGCTTAAATCCTGTACTTCGATTTCAATCGGCAACTCGGGCCGGATTATCTGAATGGCTTGATCTCCGGCCAGGTCGAATTTGGTTCGCAGAATTTCATGACGGCGTACGATTTCATTGACGGTTAATGTCAGCAACGGGATATTCAACTGACCGCTAAGATGCAGGGCTGTAGGAATGTTATAAGCAACATTTGCGCTGTCCATTCGGCTGAGAAACCACAAGCGCTGCTGCGGGAAAGACAACAGCGCGGGGTCAGCGACAGGCCGTTTCGTTATGGTTTCGCTGCCAGCCGCCGCCGTCAGACGTCCTCGCAGCTGTTTTTCCAGTAACGCCCGCTTAGCCGCTGAAAGCTTTGCTTTTTGTTCGGCAGGGTCTTGATTAGTCTGCATCTTCTGTTCTCTTAAGTTTTCTGCGGTCGTTTTTTTCATGGCCGCCTAAAAGCAGCGTTCCGAACTGTATTGTCAAACTCAAATCGCCGGACGAAGCAACCTCTCCCTGTTCATAAGCGTCAATAACCGTCATCTTTCCGTCAAGAATATCGGCCATCGAAGAGCCGGAAATCGTCAATGTACAATTCGCATTACCGGCGCAACCGCTTTCTATTGTTGGCGATGCACCGGAGAAATCCAATCGCCATTCGCCCCCGTTTGCGCCTTGAACAATCAGATTACAGACGCCGCGCAACGATTCCAATTCGTCTTTTTTACGCGTCAAGATGCCGGAAATTTCTTCAGTGGCGATCTGCCTTTTATTGCCGGTCCCATTGTCGGAATTTACGGCTGAAGTATCGCTCAGCGTTTTGCTGGAAGCGTAGTAGCTCATCACCGGAGGGTAGCCGATTTTTTCATGCAGTTGATCGGCCTTTTGAACGAGATCTTTCGGTAAACGGGATTTTGGTATTGCACTGCCCTTGCCGACGGAATCTTTTGAAATCGCTTTTGACAGCCATACCTTGATATCGCCTTCGCCGCGATCGTGGGGCGTAGTGAAGATCGCCTCCAGTAAAGCGTCATTCCAGTCCGCGCCGAGAAATTCGAATAAGTACGGGAGCACGGCTTTCGGATCGGCGACCAGCGTTTCGTAACGTACTCGAAAACAGCGGGTATGGTTTTCGGTTTCGAAATCGAGCTGTTTGCGGTTGGTTTCCAGCCACCCCTCCATCATTGCCGCGACAAAGTTGTCGGGCCGTCTGCCGACAAAAGGCGCTAGTTCCGGCATATATCCCAACGGATTGAAGCGTATGCAGGAATGCACCACATCCAGGCAGTTCCGATAAAGACAGACATAGCGCGCGTCTGGAAAAATTTTTTCGATGATCGGCAAGTAACTCGTATTTTCCGTGGTCTTTTCGCACCACTGTTTTTTACCCTTGCCGAGCGTGTAACGCGCCATCAGGCCACTCACGACTAGCCGCGTTTCCTCGATTGCAACCCGTTCCTTTTCACATTCCGAACCGGTCAGCTGCCCGAGCGAATAATAAACGCTACGAAACAGCCGCTCGCACAGTGCGCCCAGATCAAGCTGGGGCGGGCTGCAGATATCCGGATGGGTATCGACGATGCAGCGCAGCAAGGTCGAGCCGGAACGCGGGGATGACAATATAAAAATGGGCGGAACCGTTACTGCCGTCGTCATCATTGATGACTCCATACGTACGCACAACCGGAAATACTCATAACGCGCTCGTTTCCTGAAAAGGGTTGATAACGAATATAGCTGTTCGCTATATCCTTATGACGAAAAGTTAAGGCGGAACCCGTACGAGTGAAGTAAAATTTTCAATGGCAATATGGATGTATTCTTTGTAATTATTCAGCCAGTGGAACCAGCTACATGGTCGCTGGTTTTAAATTGGCCGCGCACGAGCCTTCGGCTGAAACAATTTTGCAGGAGCAGGCAATGGTAGCTGAATAGTTACCGTTCTTTTCAGATCACAAAGTCGATATTGGGCAATACGCCGCGCTGGTGCAGATAGGCGATAATCCGGTCCGCGCAATCGTTCAGATCCTCCTCACCGGTCATGATGATGAGTTCGGGATTTTGCGGTTCCTCATAAGCAGACGAGATGCCGGTAAATTCCTTGATTTCGCCTTGTCTCGCTTTTAAATACAGTCCTTTGACGTCGCGCTGCTCGCAAACGCGCAGCGGCGCGTTGCAAAATATTTCAATAAACTCGCCAGCAGCCAGCGCGCGCACCATTTGACGATCCGCCCGATAGGGAGAAATAAACGCGGTCAGCACGATGACGCCGGCATCCATGAACAGTTTTGCGGTTTCGCCGATGCGGCGGATATTTTCCTTGCGCTGTTCCGGGCTGAAGCCGAGATCGGAACAGAGTCCATGCCTGACGTTGTCGCCGTCGAGCACGTAAGTCCGGCAGCCGTTTTGAAATAGAATTTCCTCGACGCGATGCGCCAGCGTTGATTTGCCCGCGCCGGACAAACCGGTAAACCAAAGGATAAAGCTGCGATGACCGTTTTGCAGTTCGCGCTGCTGTCTGGAAATAATGGGCTGATGCCATACGATATTTTCTTTCATGCTGTGATTCTCGAGTGAATAATGCGCGCTCTGCGTTTGCGCAGCCAGATAATGATGCCGGTAACGGAGAGCATGACGATGGCCAGACCCCGCACGCAGTAGGGCAGGCCAAACACGTCGGCTTCGTGCAGCGCTTCCAGCCACGCGCTCGCGGTATAGCCGGAATACTGTGTTGCAGGTAATTGAATGCTTAATAGTTGTCCGCTATACATATCGAAATCGAGCTCCGTGTCGCCATTTTTATCTCGGATGTAGAGGCTGCTTTTGATTCTATAATGATAGCGTCCCAGCCCTTCCCGGCGGTACAAGGCGACGGCGGTATCCACCGTAAATCCGTGTGTTTTGGCCTGCTCCTGCATCAAGCGCCCGGCTGTAGTCTGGGCTTCGCGCCAGCCCATCGGCGAGGTGCGGTTTCGAGGGGGCGATGCGATCTGCGCGTCTGCCGGCGGCAGATTGAAGAGTGTACGCATGACCGGCTGGTAAACCGGGTCATGAAGACTAAAGCCGACGCTGGACCAGGCGAAGATCAGCAGTATCAGCCACAGCCATAGCCCGCCGGCGCGATGCAGGTCGAAGTTGACGCGGTAAATGGATGAGCGCCATTTAACCAGCCAGGCCGGTTTCCAGCGTTGCCAGAAATTCCGCTGTTTCTGTGCCGCCTCCTTGACCATGCAAGGAGGGTTGCCCGGTTCAGCGCTGCCTGGCTTTTTTCTTCTGATTGGAAAAGTCAGATAAAACGCAACGAAACAATCGAGCGTCCATAGCAGTGCGACGATACCCAGCATCAGGTTCATATGCAGCCAGTAAACGAACGGCATCAGATTGTCGATACCGGTCGGCAGGACTCCCACTGTGCGCCGCCCGAGTTCACGGCCGCTTGCGGCGTCGATAATGAATTGATTAAAGCCTAATTGATAAGGCTTTCCTGTTGCCGGATCGATTTTGGGAATGAAACCGACCAACGCCGATCCGGATGAGTTGATCACAACCGCCCCGACGCTGGTTTGCGGCAGCAGATCCTGCACGGCAAGCGCCAGTTCGCCGGGCTTAAGCGGCGTCGATTGATTTGCCGGAAAAAGCTGCGGTGTAAGCGCATGATTGATTTCCTGTAGAAACGCCAGCAGGCTGCCGGTCAATCCGACCAGGATCAAAAATTCTGCAGTGGCGAGGCCGTCCCAGCGCTGTATCAATACCCAGAAATGGCGGGTCATATTGTGCTTTCAAGTTTCATATGTTCCTCTGAAGCGTAGGCATGAAGGTAAAACTGCACGCGTCCATGTTTTTTGATGCAGCCATTTGCCGATACCTCTTCAGCAGCCATGCTGAAGAGTTGCTAAAACTTTTCAGTATATGCTTATGACGAAACGCTGCGGAAAACCCCGTAGCATGGCGATGAATTTTTGATGCATCGGAGTACATATATGCCAGGGCGGTCCGGTTTCCGTCGATATTTGCAGATTTAAAGAACGAACAAGCACATCCGCTGTTGTGCTTTATGGCGACGTTTCATGGCCGCATGATTTTGTTACACGGACGAAAGAAGGGCTTGACGGCTAGCTGGAAAATGGCCTTCATCCCGCAGCAGCCTTATCGCCATATTGAAAACCAAGTGGAGCCAGGTAATAAAGTCGTGCTCAGCAAGGGTAAAAAATCCGCTCTGGCCTCATGGATTCGCACTACCTCTTTTTACGGTTCGGTGCATAATTACCGCAGGCTGAAATCAGCCAGATCAAGTCAGCCAGCGTGCCGGAAACCGCAACAGCAATAGTCATCGGGTAAAGACGTACCGTTCTGTCCGGCTGCGACCAGACTGCTGACCAGAAAAGCGCAACCGAACTGGAAGACGCCGGTCAATGCCGATCCGACACCTGAATATTGACCGCTTGCAGCCATGGCTATCGCAGCCGCATTCGCGCAGATGAAGTCAAGCGTAGCGATAGCGAACCGGAGCGGGATCAATACCTAAATCAGGATGCCGCTGCCGGGGTGTACAAGCATCAACAGGCCGCGGCAGCGATATTGTGAGGATCAAAAGCCGGGCTCAAGTACTTCAGCGCGATGCGAGCGCGTCACACAGACCTGTTTGTGTTTTTCAGGGAAACAGAGTGTAGCTGGGGCTGGTCATCGTAATTTCAAGCTTGAAATGATGGTGGGAAAGAGTTTGACAGAGGCGGTGGGCGAGTTGAAAATATGGGTGTTCCGGTTTAACCCGACGTAAAACAATACGCGCATACGATAAAAACTTAAGTAAGCGCCATTCTGGTCTGTCCCCTACTTATCCGCGTGAAACCCCCAAAGAACATCCTGCTTGTCTTTGGTCATCTGCTCCGCCACGCGAGAAACGATTTCATCAGCGTGCGCCTGCGCCCCTTGAATCACTTTCCATGAGGGTGGTGTGTTAATCTCAAAAAGCAATTGCAGCGCGCAAATGCCAGAATCGCCAGCGTCAGGGAGGTTAGGCGTCAATTTAGAAGCTAGAAAAGGAACAGATTCTTCTGGATGCTTTTTGAAAACAGCCGCGATCCGTTTAAAGTCATCCAGACGCTGTCCAGTGAGCCGATCCAGTTCTGCTTGCGATGGCAGCGGGTCCATCGCCTGCAGATTTGGCGAAAGAAGAGTGGCGAGAATCTCCTGTGCATCTGAGAAATTTTGCTCGAGATCGGCAGCTGATGCCGCCTCGAATGGAGAGAAGTTGTGTCTCTCCGACTGCATGGTGATAGTCAGCACGACGATTACCGATAAAATCAGCAGACTAAGCGTTTTCACATGTTTATTTCTGTACATAACGAGATAAAACCAAGTAGGTTCGATAAAATAGAGGCAGGTTTCTGTTTTATGGTTTGCAATTATTGCGTGGACATCCGGATTTTCCGGGAGAAGCTTTTATGCCGGGCATAGAAGAATTTTGCGAAATTCTGCCGGATGCCAAAGCATTATCGCACGTACCGGGTAGAGTTCGATATAACGCTGACGAGCCGGCAGACAAGTTTCATCCCGTGTCAGGCAAGACCGAAAGCCCCTCTCCAACAGGTGGTAGCATAGCTGTAACCAATATGGGTGTCCTAGGGAACCTCTGGGCAGGGATCGGGCAGGTACACAAATTCGGAACTCAGTATCTAGCCAATTACGCCAATGAAGCGGCCTACCGCGAGGATACCCGGCGCTGGAGCAACGGCGCTATTTTCAGCGACATTACCGCCAAGTGTGCCAAAACCCGCACGCACCATGATTGGTGCGGCTATTGGCAAGGTAACAAGCGCCGGGAAGAAAGACTGGCCGCTTAGGCTATTTTCCAGATACGCGCCGCGCCTTCGGTTTCGCTTGGCGCGACCAATCCCTTAGCTTCCAGCTTGTTCAAGGCGCTCAAGGCGCACCGCTGAAACTGCTCAATCCTGTTTGCGTTCGACTCAACTCCTTTAAGCCTGAGCATGGCTTCCGCTATTTCACCGCTGGTCAGGCCGTCCACACTCTCGCGCAGAATATCCAGGATTAGCCGGGGGCGTTCGCCGTGCGTAAAAGAATGGCTACGCTCCCGGTGCGCCTTGGCGCGTACCGTGCGCAGATCGAATTCCGGCGAGAACAGCTTGATGGTGGCGTCGATGTGGTTTAGATCGGTGGAAATGCGACTGATTTCGGCCTGATAATGCTGGATCAGTCCGGCCATTTCGGAGCGTTTGGCAACCAGACCGGAAATAACATGGGATTCTGCCATGTGGCACCTGTTTTGTTAGTGAATACAGGTACATTGTAGGCAGCTCGCCGGTTACAGGGCTTGTGCAGTTGCTACATAATTCCGGAAACCTGAGAAAAATGCCCGAGAAAGTGCTGTATCTGCCTGCTCTCTATACTATTCTGCCGCAGATCGGATATCCTGCTCAGACTCCGGGTGAAGCAAATACCTCATTGAAACTCTATTCTGAGCCGATCCAGAGTTTCCACTCCAGGGAGTAATGCTATGGCACCGCTTTCGACTTCAGCGTGACGCCTTTCAATTTCTTCAGCCCATGAATTTTCTATAGCAGGCTCGGAATCTAGGCTTGTGATAAGTTTTTCGACAAGACGAGCGCGTTGAGCGTTAGGCAAACTTAAAGCCTCGGC of Candidatus Methylospira mobilis contains these proteins:
- a CDS encoding sulfotransferase produces the protein MMTTAVTVPPIFILSSPRSGSTLLRCIVDTHPDICSPPQLDLGALCERLFRSVYYSLGQLTGSECEKERVAIEETRLVVSGLMARYTLGKGKKQWCEKTTENTSYLPIIEKIFPDARYVCLYRNCLDVVHSCIRFNPLGYMPELAPFVGRRPDNFVAAMMEGWLETNRKQLDFETENHTRCFRVRYETLVADPKAVLPYLFEFLGADWNDALLEAIFTTPHDRGEGDIKVWLSKAISKDSVGKGSAIPKSRLPKDLVQKADQLHEKIGYPPVMSYYASSKTLSDTSAVNSDNGTGNKRQIATEEISGILTRKKDELESLRGVCNLIVQGANGGEWRLDFSGASPTIESGCAGNANCTLTISGSSMADILDGKMTVIDAYEQGEVASSGDLSLTIQFGTLLLGGHEKNDRRKLKRTEDAD
- the cysC gene encoding adenylyl-sulfate kinase, with translation MKENIVWHQPIISRQQRELQNGHRSFILWFTGLSGAGKSTLAHRVEEILFQNGCRTYVLDGDNVRHGLCSDLGFSPEQRKENIRRIGETAKLFMDAGVIVLTAFISPYRADRQMVRALAAGEFIEIFCNAPLRVCEQRDVKGLYLKARQGEIKEFTGISSAYEEPQNPELIIMTGEEDLNDCADRIIAYLHQRGVLPNIDFVI
- a CDS encoding PepSY-associated TM helix domain-containing protein codes for the protein MTRHFWVLIQRWDGLATAEFLILVGLTGSLLAFLQEINHALTPQLFPANQSTPLKPGELALAVQDLLPQTSVGAVVINSSGSALVGFIPKIDPATGKPYQLGFNQFIIDAASGRELGRRTVGVLPTGIDNLMPFVYWLHMNLMLGIVALLWTLDCFVAFYLTFPIRRKKPGSAEPGNPPCMVKEAAQKQRNFWQRWKPAWLVKWRSSIYRVNFDLHRAGGLWLWLILLIFAWSSVGFSLHDPVYQPVMRTLFNLPPADAQIASPPRNRTSPMGWREAQTTAGRLMQEQAKTHGFTVDTAVALYRREGLGRYHYRIKSSLYIRDKNGDTELDFDMYSGQLLSIQLPATQYSGYTASAWLEALHEADVFGLPYCVRGLAIVMLSVTGIIIWLRKRRARIIHSRITA
- a CDS encoding transposase — translated: MPGIEEFCEILPDAKALSHVPGRVRYNADEPADKFHPVSGKTESPSPTGGSIAVTNMGVLGNLWAGIGQVHKFGTQYLANYANEAAYREDTRRWSNGAIFSDITAKCAKTRTHHDWCGYWQGNKRREERLAA
- a CDS encoding addiction module protein; the encoded protein is MTATVEELEAEALSLPNAQRARLVEKLITSLDSEPAIENSWAEEIERRHAEVESGAIALLPGVETLDRLRIEFQ